One part of the Terrimicrobium sacchariphilum genome encodes these proteins:
- a CDS encoding sialate O-acetylesterase, which translates to MTLRLASLFQNHAILQRDQPLPVWGWAEPGALLRISLGGHVAVTQAGASGDFLVRMPALPAGGPHTLSVTIPATEETLAVSDILIGEVWLASGQSNMEMTLEACLPVCETDLATADFPEIRFFNVPRRAHLGPERTVEGEWRTLNPAVARECSAVGFSFARRLHSALGVPVGVISSSWGGSNIKSWLSRSALAHNPATAQWLADFEKVAWTETRWEAMSNPDPDGRVCNLPKDPGNTGVERGWHLPGEVDSDWQSIDLPATWQSAGHPNTGVFWFRRVIEIPASWRGRELVLSLGAADKQDITYVNGIEVGRMGKDREDAYWNVPRVYPVPGHLVESPTLTIAVRVYSFVYDGGLSGPAASMKIHPADSPADCLPLSGEWRCHREHDLGLVLETHLMGQGERNTPHILFDNMIQPLIPYALRGAIWYQGESNASEHHTYARLHRDLILDWRRQWGLPGLAFHFVQLPGFKTPQDHEPESTWARLREAQVAALSLPGVGMAITLELGDADDIHPKNKMPVGERLAQSALSITYGTGATASGPMVDHVEITGSRILCSFRNAESGLVTTDKTSPRTFYVAGSDRVFHLAEAVIEGNTASVSCPAVSEPVAVRYAWADNPAAANLASGEGLPASPFRTDTW; encoded by the coding sequence ATGACGCTCCGACTCGCCTCCCTGTTTCAAAATCATGCCATCCTGCAACGCGACCAGCCGCTGCCCGTCTGGGGATGGGCCGAGCCGGGAGCCCTGCTGCGCATCAGCCTCGGCGGTCATGTGGCCGTGACGCAGGCTGGGGCGAGCGGTGACTTTCTCGTGCGCATGCCTGCACTCCCGGCGGGCGGCCCGCATACGTTGTCGGTGACGATTCCGGCCACGGAAGAAACCCTCGCAGTAAGCGACATCCTGATCGGCGAGGTGTGGCTCGCCTCCGGCCAGTCGAATATGGAAATGACGCTCGAGGCTTGTCTGCCGGTGTGCGAGACCGATCTGGCGACCGCCGATTTCCCGGAGATCCGATTTTTCAACGTGCCAAGGCGCGCGCATCTCGGTCCGGAGCGAACCGTGGAGGGAGAATGGCGGACGCTCAACCCGGCCGTCGCGCGGGAATGCTCGGCGGTTGGCTTCAGCTTTGCCCGCCGGCTGCATAGCGCCCTGGGCGTTCCTGTGGGCGTGATCTCGTCCTCCTGGGGCGGATCGAACATCAAGAGCTGGCTCAGCCGTTCCGCCCTGGCGCATAATCCCGCGACCGCACAGTGGCTCGCTGATTTTGAGAAAGTCGCGTGGACGGAAACTCGCTGGGAGGCCATGAGCAATCCCGATCCCGACGGACGCGTCTGCAATCTCCCCAAGGACCCAGGCAATACCGGCGTCGAGCGCGGCTGGCATCTGCCGGGCGAGGTGGATTCCGACTGGCAGAGCATCGACCTGCCTGCGACCTGGCAGTCGGCCGGGCATCCGAATACCGGCGTCTTCTGGTTCCGGCGCGTGATCGAGATCCCTGCATCCTGGCGCGGGCGCGAGCTCGTGCTCAGCCTCGGAGCAGCCGACAAGCAGGACATCACCTATGTGAACGGCATAGAGGTTGGCCGCATGGGGAAGGATCGCGAGGACGCATATTGGAATGTGCCGCGCGTCTACCCGGTGCCGGGCCACCTCGTGGAAAGTCCCACGCTGACCATTGCCGTGCGGGTCTATTCCTTTGTCTATGATGGCGGGCTGAGCGGCCCGGCGGCCTCGATGAAGATTCACCCCGCCGACAGCCCGGCAGACTGTCTGCCTCTGTCCGGCGAATGGCGATGCCATCGTGAGCACGACCTGGGACTGGTCCTGGAGACGCATTTGATGGGGCAGGGCGAGCGCAATACCCCGCATATCCTCTTTGATAACATGATCCAGCCCCTCATCCCCTACGCCCTTCGCGGCGCGATCTGGTACCAGGGGGAGTCCAATGCCTCCGAGCATCATACCTATGCGCGATTGCATCGGGATCTGATTCTCGACTGGCGCAGGCAATGGGGGCTTCCCGGGCTGGCCTTTCACTTTGTCCAACTCCCCGGCTTTAAGACTCCTCAGGACCATGAACCGGAGAGCACATGGGCGCGACTGCGCGAGGCCCAGGTGGCGGCGCTGTCGCTGCCGGGAGTGGGGATGGCCATCACGCTCGAGCTCGGCGACGCCGACGACATTCACCCAAAAAATAAAATGCCCGTCGGTGAGCGGTTGGCGCAGTCCGCGCTCTCCATCACGTACGGAACCGGTGCGACGGCCAGCGGGCCGATGGTGGACCATGTGGAGATCACGGGTTCCCGGATCCTCTGCAGTTTCCGAAATGCAGAGTCCGGACTCGTGACGACGGACAAGACATCGCCGCGCACCTTCTACGTGGCGGGAAGCGATCGCGTCTTTCATCTAGCCGAGGCCGTTATCGAAGGAAATACCGCATCCGTGAGCTGTCCTGCCGTGAGCGAGCCTGTGGCCGTACGGTACGCCTGGGCTGACAATCCGGCCGCCGCCAATCTCGCCAGCGGCGAGGGGCTGCCGGCGAGCCCCTTCCGCACCGATACCTGGTAG
- a CDS encoding PEP-CTERM sorting domain-containing protein, protein MKRILSRSALPLAALAALVSSSPISQAANGTWNVDATGNWTTASNWLNNTIPGSSIGDVASFTYDLTANQTVTVDGTNKIIGVLNIGDTNGTNSFSLSGNTALYFNNGASAAQINQTSTSNGDTITNVPIGINASSLVITNASTKAFTIGSAFQGGNAGTKVITVDNTSAQGVISLTGRINNGSADAVSLVKNGSGTLKLYLGGGTSGFSGGVTLNAGTLEFGNSLTALGTGTFTINGGTITNGYGSARTLTTNNAQAWNADFTFGAAGASGSDLNLGTGDVTLSATRTVTTTSTNSARTLTVGGAIGDGGNGYGLIKAGNAQLRLDGANTFSGATKVNTGVLVLGNSLALQNSAIDTTGPGKINLSGITTSTFGGLTGGTALATVINSGYTGSLTAITLNTGTGKSYSYTGVIADGATGMSFTKTGSGSQTLGGANTYTGATTISAGTLILMASGTISNSSGINLGTSDSQGTLDVTSKTSGYTIGASQTLSGYGSVLLASGKTLTVSGNLAPGNSAGIVTIGGNLSLASTSTTTMELVNSTLGAGSGFDQISLSGTGLSLTYGGALVIDVSLATQVGSYQLFTGFSTQTGTFSSITFSQAEAAGTFDYSTGVLTLTAVPEPGTVALVGFSLLGLLVFRRRNS, encoded by the coding sequence ATGAAAAGAATCTTGTCACGATCCGCGCTCCCGCTGGCCGCGCTGGCCGCGCTTGTCAGTTCCTCGCCAATCAGTCAGGCAGCCAATGGCACGTGGAATGTCGATGCCACCGGCAACTGGACAACCGCCTCAAACTGGCTAAACAACACGATCCCGGGATCTTCCATCGGTGATGTCGCCTCCTTCACCTACGACCTCACTGCAAATCAGACAGTTACTGTAGATGGAACCAACAAAATAATCGGCGTTTTGAATATTGGTGATACCAACGGGACGAATTCCTTTAGTCTGTCAGGCAATACGGCATTGTATTTCAACAATGGCGCAAGTGCAGCCCAGATCAATCAGACAAGCACGAGCAATGGCGATACTATCACCAACGTTCCCATCGGAATCAATGCCAGCTCTCTGGTTATCACGAATGCCTCGACCAAGGCTTTTACGATTGGCTCCGCGTTCCAGGGAGGAAATGCCGGGACAAAGGTGATTACCGTGGATAACACCAGCGCCCAGGGCGTCATATCCTTGACGGGCAGAATCAATAACGGTTCGGCCGATGCCGTTTCTTTGGTCAAGAACGGAAGTGGAACGTTGAAGCTTTATCTTGGCGGAGGTACTAGCGGCTTTTCTGGAGGTGTAACTCTTAACGCGGGTACTCTGGAATTCGGAAACTCTCTTACCGCTTTGGGAACCGGCACCTTCACGATCAATGGAGGCACCATTACAAATGGCTATGGATCTGCTCGCACGCTTACCACGAACAATGCCCAGGCTTGGAACGCCGACTTCACGTTCGGAGCTGCCGGGGCCAGCGGAAGCGACCTGAACCTTGGCACGGGCGATGTGACGCTGTCCGCTACTCGCACAGTCACGACGACATCGACAAACTCCGCACGGACTCTTACGGTCGGAGGAGCCATCGGAGATGGGGGAAATGGCTATGGGCTGATCAAGGCTGGAAACGCTCAGTTGCGCCTTGATGGAGCCAATACCTTCTCCGGCGCGACCAAGGTGAACACGGGCGTGTTGGTTCTCGGAAACAGTCTGGCCTTGCAGAATAGCGCCATCGACACCACTGGTCCAGGAAAGATCAACCTCTCCGGAATCACGACATCGACATTCGGAGGTCTCACTGGCGGCACCGCCCTGGCCACAGTAATCAACTCGGGTTATACGGGCAGTCTGACCGCGATCACGCTGAATACCGGCACCGGAAAATCCTACTCCTACACGGGAGTGATCGCCGATGGCGCGACCGGCATGAGCTTCACTAAGACCGGCTCTGGATCGCAGACGCTCGGCGGCGCCAATACCTACACTGGTGCCACCACCATCTCCGCCGGTACGTTGATCCTGATGGCTAGTGGCACGATCTCCAACAGCTCGGGCATCAACCTCGGCACCAGCGACTCTCAGGGCACGCTGGATGTCACGTCGAAGACGAGCGGATATACGATCGGCGCGTCCCAGACGCTTTCCGGTTACGGCAGCGTCCTCCTGGCGTCCGGAAAGACGCTGACAGTGAGCGGCAATCTCGCTCCGGGAAACAGTGCGGGTATCGTCACCATTGGCGGCAACCTTTCGCTCGCTTCGACCTCCACCACGACGATGGAGCTGGTCAACAGCACGCTGGGTGCGGGTTCCGGATTTGACCAGATCTCCCTCTCGGGCACGGGGCTGTCCCTGACCTACGGCGGTGCGCTCGTGATCGACGTTTCGCTAGCCACCCAGGTGGGTTCGTATCAGTTGTTCACCGGATTCAGCACGCAAACCGGAACCTTCAGCAGCATTACCTTCTCCCAGGCCGAGGCTGCGGGAACGTTTGACTACTCGACCGGCGTGCTGACCCTCACCGCCGTGCCGGAGCCCGGCACCGTGGCGCTCGTGGGCTTCAGCCTGCTTGGTTTGCTGGTCTTCCGCCGTCGCAATTCTTAA